The Leishmania mexicana MHOM/GT/2001/U1103 complete genome, chromosome 17 genomic interval GGCAGACGCGTGCGCGGAGAAACATCGAAAGACTCGTCCTTTCCTGCACACACCTTTACCAAAGCACAGACGTGGACGTGCTGGCATTGTCGCACCTTTTTCTCCGTCCCTGTGCCCGTCTCGTCCCCTTCGTTGCGGCTTGCAAGCCACCCAGGTCGACACCTccatgtgtgtctgtggatCTCTGTGCTTGGGATGCCTTTGATCGCCCCCATCGCTCTACAGTCACTGGAAATCTGCGTTGCGGAGCCATGCTCGCTTGTGCGCGTATCACTATCATCGCCATCGTGCACCTTGCGCTGACGTGGGTACTGCTGCGCTATATTGCGGATTCTGCCATGCCCTTCTACGTGTACCGCGAGGGCAGTAGctctgccggtgccgccaaCGGTGCCTCTGTTCGCACGACAGCGACGTATGAACGGGACCAGTGGTCGCCCTTCCTCGTGCCAAGCCAGGAGGTGTACGCTGCACAGTTCGcccgacagcagcgcgcgacgtcggctgcggaggctgtCGCCCTCAACAGTCGTGTggtgtggcgcagcagcgtgttCCACCTCATTCTCGCCATCGTCACATACGCGTTGCTGAGGTTTGGTGTTACGGCCCCGTACGGCCGTCACTCCTGGTCCCTCGGCTTCCAGCTTACCCTCCCCTCGCGCGTCAGCTGGATGCTGCAGGAGAGTCCGACCATCTTCCAGGTGCTTTACCACGTCTTCCTGGAGTACCCGCGCCTCATGGGGCACAGTCCTTCACGGCCATCGCTGTGGCCATCGTCTTTCTCTGCCTCCAGCCCGACTGCTGCTGGGATGTCCAGCAGCCATTCTTCGGCGGACACATGCCATTCCTACTGGGGCTGCGTGCGGGCCGCctgcacgcagcagcagcttggACTCCTGCTCTTTGTTATCCACTACGTCCACCGCAGCTGGCTCTATCCACTGTCCATCCCCGCCACCGCACATGATGTGCCGCTCGTCGTTACGTGGACGGCGACCCTGTACTGCCTCTTCAACGGTCGCCTACAGGTGCTGGCGAGTGCAGGTGCGGCTGTCACGGCCTGTGCAACCGACACAGCAGCGTGGTCTTCGGCGTGCACTCCCGCGTACACGGCGTCGATGAGCTTTGTGCGGTGTTGGCGCGAGCGCCACAAGCTGCAGTCtctcagctcctcctccgccggagctgctgctgtgcacgtTGGCTGGCCGCTCCTTTTCTGCCTCTATGTGGTTGGCGTCTTGGGCGGTTCAGCGCTGTTCTTCGTTGGACAACGAATGAACATGCAGGCGGACTACTACCTggtgcgtctgcgccgcgGTGACAAGGGCTGCATCGGCCACGGTGGCAGCAAGCCCGGCGGGCGAAGGGTGACGAATCTGCACGGGGATGCGCTGgggccgtcgtcgtcgtcgtctgcggcGTCTGGTGCGActcagcaccgcagcagggTTGACGGCTATCGCATCCCCGTCGGCGGCTGGTTCGACTCCGTCAGCTGCGCGAACTTCTTCGGTGAGCTTGTCGAATGGACGGGCTACGTCATCATCGTCGTGGCGACGTCTGCCGCTAGCAATGGCAGCTGCCTCTCCGTGGCGACTGCCCTGGATGAGGAACTACTGCGgccgctctcctcgtcgtcttgGTGGTCACTGATGAACCCAATGATGTGGCTGCGCCTTGTTGTGCGCGTATTCTTCAGCGGGTCGGAGTCACGcccggcagcgctggcggcgttTAGCTTCCTCGTGTACGTCTTCAGCAACTTGGCCCCGCGTGCGGTGTCGCATCATGCCTGGTACGCCAAGACGTTCGGTGATCCCTACACGAGGCTCGGCCGCAAGGCACTCATACCAGGTGTGTACTAGGCGGGCGAGACCGGCGTGCTTCTCCCCTTCGTCGATCGGCCCACGCCTGTTAGGCAAGCACTTGGGCGTTAGAACGGCACACACGATGGAGCctctccacgcacgcacacgcggccAGAGCGTGCTGCCCCCCCAGTCCATGCATATTTAGCGCTGCTAACGGCGCCCATTCGCTTCTGCTACACGAGAGTGGCGGGGCGGTGTACACAGATTCGCGAGAGTTGGCGGTCACAGCCTTGCCTTCTCCTGGTCTTCCATCATGCCTGTCCCCCTTTCGTGTTCCTAATTCAAGCCCTTCATAGggtcggtgctgcggcaacTGATCGCCATTGCTGCGATGGCGGAGTGTGCGCTGTGCATCTCTCTGAACGCTCGTCGCGGTGACGTCCACAACGCTGCCCGCTCAATCTCTCAGCGGCCGCCGTAGTCTCCTGATTACATGCGCCACTATTCTTGTGTCTCTCCCCCAACGTCTTCTGTCGGTCTGTCtgtttctctgtgtgttttTCCGTCCCAGTGGAGTTGTTGTACGGGGAGTGTGCAGCGCTCACGCCGCCAGATAGATACGCCGCGGCGCCAAGAGGACCGCGCCACTGTTCGTGTCGGCGCATccactgcccccccccccccttctcacccaccaccgctaccaccaccccaccaccctctGCGCTATACAAAGGGTGGGCGACTCCGCACAGGTGGCATACACTTACGCATACCTTGCACGGTAGAGAAGCAGCGAAGTAGCATAAAGGCTGGAGTACGATGAGTACGGCGGTGGTATCGAGGCcacgtgtgtacgtgcgcatTCGCCCCCTCAACGACCGCGAGGTGCGTGATGGAAAAGGCGAGCTCGCCTGCCGCGGGGATGCACGCCAGCAGGACGTCTTGTTCCTGAGGAAGGACGAGAccctggagcagcaggtgcgctTTGATCAGGTATTTGACCAGTCCTCGACCCAGCAGCTTGTCTTCGACCACATCGGTCCCGAGATTCTGCGCACTCTTTTCAGCGGCTACAATGCCTCCGTCTTCGCCTATGGGCAGACCGGCAGCGGTAAGACATACACGATGGAGGGTGAcaggggtggcggcgtgAGCGGCGGGGCCTCCtcggaggcgcaggagggcCTTATACCTCGCATCATCCGCGGCATCTTCTCCTCTTTCAAGTCCAACGCCAACATAACGGACGCGCTTGTTGAGGTGAGCCTCGTGCAGATCTACCAGGAGCGCATCCAGGATCTGCTGAACCACCGCAAGCAGGTGGAGATTCACATGAACCGCACCAGCCAGTACGTCGCCCGTGACGCGACCTGGCGAACCGTGCGCAGCCTCTCGGAATGCATGAAGCTGTACGGAGAGGCCTGTAAGATGCGCGCGACTTCGGCGACGGAGATGAACCTGGTGTCCTCGCGTAGCCACATGATTCTCATGCTGCGCATGCAGTGGGACGAGCCGGCGCTGCCAGGgtcgcacgcgcagctgaaCATGATCGACTTGGCTGGTTCTGAGCGGCTGAACGAGTCCGGCGCCACCGGTGAGACGATGAAGGAGACGATCACCATCAACAAGTCCCTCAGCGCACTGGGCAATGTCGTGGCGAAGCTGGTGGAGCAGGCGAAGAAGCCGAACAAGCGCATACACATTCCGTACAAGGATAGCAAGCTTACCTACCTCTTGCAGTCCAGCTTGGGTGGGGCGAACCTGGTCCACTTCATGCTCGCAGTGTCGGGCAGCGCCATGTGGCGCAGCGAGACAACGTCGACCATCGAATTTGGTAAACGCGCCCTGCAGCTTCTCTTGCGGCCGGTGCGCAACGCCATCGACTACACGCGCCTCGCCGAAATGGAGGCGATGATCGAGCGCATGCGGTCCCACATCGAGTCGCTCGAAGAGGAGCTGCAACTCAAGCGCAACTGTGAGGCCGCCGGGTTTCTGCAGCTCCGACAGATTGCCCAGAGCGACGACGAccccgcgcagcggcggcggcggcacgagACAAGCACGAATCATAAACACCTCAAGCGTCAGACGGAGCTCACCCGCATCATGGCGAACCTGCCAGAGACGTTTGACGACTTGACGTCGCACTGTGTACTCTTCCCTGAGTCGAAGGCGACGTTCCGTGAACTGGGCGGGCTAGAAAAGCTCATCCACTTTGTGGAGAAGTCTGCCTCGAACTACTACcgtgccagcgccgcgcagaCCATCGCCAGTGTGATTGACGAGCCCGGGAGAGAGGTCTTCGCCAGCCTCGGCGGCCTTCATGCTTTGGCGACGCTTCTGCGGGTTCAGGAGGAGCGGTGCAAGGAGGCGGCATGCGTCGCCCTCGAGGCTgtgtgccgcggctgcctgGCGAACAAGAGGAGCCTGTCCGCCGACGTCTACGCGGCGCTCGTAGACCTCGTCTACGGGTACTCGAACCAACAGGTGCAAGAGGCGGCGTGTACGGCCGTTGCCTCCATCGTTGACGGCTACCCCGAGGCGACACGGTGCTTCGAACGGCTTGACGTGGTGCCGAAGCTGCTGGAGACGATCCGCACCTGCCCGGCCGAAGTCGTCAACCTCACAAAGGCGGCGACAAACTGCGTCGGTCGCCTGGCGCATGGCGACAAAGAGATGCAGCAAACGATCGCCTCCCTTGGCGGCGTTGACTTGCTCATCGATGTCCTCTTCAGCTCCTCCGGCGACCGCGACCATCAGGTGCCGATTTTAGCTTCGTACGCGCTCGTCAACCtatgctgcagcagccgcgag includes:
- a CDS encoding 3-oxo-5-alpha-steroid 4-dehydrogenase-like protein; this encodes MLACARITIIAIVHLALTWVLLRYIADSAMPFYVYREGSSSAGAANGASVRTTATYERDQWSPFLVPSQEVYAAQFARQQRATSAAEAVALNSRVVWRSSVFHLILAIVTYALLRFGVTAPYGRHSWSLGFQLTLPSRVSWMLQESPTIFQVLYHVFLEYPRLMGHSPSRPSLWPSSFSASSPTAAGMSSSHSSADTCHSYWGCVRAACTQQQLGLLLFVIHYVHRSWLYPLSIPATAHDVPLVVTWTATLYCLFNGRLQVLASAGAAVTACATDTAAWSSACTPAYTASMSFVRCWRERHKLQSLSSSSAGAAAVHVGWPLLFCLYVVGVLGGSALFFVGQRMNMQADYYLVRLRRGDKGCIGHGGSKPGGRRVTNLHGDALGPSSSSSAASGATQHRSRVDGYRIPVGGWFDSVSCANFFGELVEWTGYVIIVVATSAASNGSCLSVATALDEELLRPLSSSSWWSLMNPMMWLRLVVRVFFSGSESRPAALAAFSFLVYVFSNLAPRAVSHHAWYAKTFGDPYTRLGRKALIPGVY